A segment of the Mangrovimonas sp. YM274 genome:
TTTAATATTCAAATCGTAGGCGGTGCCCTCTTCAGTAAGCAATCCTGACATCCCATTATCGTTATAATCCTTATCGGTTAACTTCAAAATAGGCTTCCCTGTCAACTCACTTAACCAAACTACTGCTTTCAGTTTAAGTTCTTCGGTCCACACACAGGACGTTACCAACCATGGTGTTTTCACACGTGTTAATTCTTCCGAAGCGCCTTCATCAAGCACAAAAGTAGTATTGTCGTGCTCCTGTAAATAAGTAGCAGGAACATGGGCCGTAATTTCCCCTTCTATAGTTTTTTTGATGATTTCCGCCTTACTCACACCCCAAGCCAACAGGACGATTCTTCGGGCATTTCTAACCGTTCCCACGCCCATGGTGATGGCTTTTCTAGGAACATTGTCGATTCCAAGAAAGGAATGCGCCGCATCACTTCTAGTTAAGTGATCCAAGGTAATACTTCGCGTAGCAGAATTATAATGCGATCCTGGTTCGTTAAAACCAATATGTCCCGTTCTTCCAATTCCCAACAACTGAAAATCTATACCACCAACAGCTTTAATTTTCAATTCATAATCAATACAATATTGATACAGTTCATCCGGACTTACTTTACCGTCTGGAATATGAACATTCTCTGGCAAAATATCGACATGATCGAACAAGTGCTGGTGCATAAAGTAATGGTAACTTTGAATATTGCTTTTATCCATAGGATAATACTCATCTAGGTTGAATGTAATCACATTGACAAAACTCAACCCCTCCTCTTTGTGCATGCGAACAAGCTCCTCATACACCTTAATGGGAGACGACCCTGTTGCCAACCCCAACACACAAGGTTGGTTTTTGGCCGCCTTCACCCGAATCAAATCAGCAATTTCATGAGCCACCAAAATGGAGGCCTCATTGGAAGTTTTAAAGATAACGTTGTGGATTTTTTCAAAACGGGTTTCCTCAAACTTCCCCGCTTCCCTATATACGATACTGTTATAATCTGCAATATCCAGTTTCATGCTAAATTTCTTTTTAAATGATATGTTGATAAAACAAGCGGAAAATTGAACTCCCGCTTGCCTTTCTGCTAACTTAAATGAATATGAAAAAAATTTAAAAGTTAGATCCTCCCGTATCCCACCATAAACGCGTCCCTCCTGTATCGGGACCATTAAGATAGCCTACCGCAGTTTGGACATTCTCCCCATTGGTATTGATTTCATTGTCCACGAAATTGATACGTCTAATTTGAATATCCGTATCTATTTCACCGCCGCTGTTATTTACCACTACAGGGAACACTCTTGGATATCCTGTACGTCTAAATTCGCTCCAGGCCTCTTGTCCATCAGGGAACATAGCAATCCATTTTTGGGTAATGATTTGCTCCAATTTTTCCTCATTGGTTCCTGCCGCATTAAAGGCCACGGTCACGTCACTTGGATAGGCGTAGTCATTATCAGGATTTAAAGCATCTATAAAATCATTTGGAGTACTTGTAGCATCCGCTAAATAAGCATCAGCACCACCAACACCAAATTGTGCAAAAGATGCCATCACACCCGCTTCATAATTAGCCTGAGCATCTCCTGCACCAGTCCAACCCCTAAGAGCCGCTTCAGCTTTTAAGAAATGAATTTCAGCTGCCGTCATCCATACTTTTGAATCGCCTTCAACTGCTTCGCCAATTAAAGAGTGGCTTCCGTATTGCGCTTTCGCTTCAATTTCAATTCCCTGTCTGATGCCCTTGTAATCCCCTAAGGCTTCATCCAAAGGCGCATCAAAAAATTTGGCAATTCTTGGATCATTGAATCCCTTTAGAATCGATTCCATTTCAGCACTCATACAGATATCTCCCCAAACTTTACTGATGGTATAGATTGGGTGCACAAAACCTCCCATATCAATGGTCATAGTTTCATCTAATAGTCCTGCATTACTGTTAAATGCTTTTTCACCTTCTGTTTGTGCCAAAGTTGGATTCACTTTAGACACTCTAATTGCCAAGCGCAATCTCAAGGAATTCGCAAAAGTTCTCCATTTGGCAATATCACCAGCAAAACTAGATTGATCGAAAGCTACAAATTGAGCATCACCTACATATGCCTCCAAGCCATCGATAGCCTCATCCAAATCAGCAAAGAACGCAGCATAAGCTTCTTCTTGGGAATCATATTGCCCAGTGGTTTCGTAATCGTTGTATTTTGTATAACGAATAGGTCCGAAGACGTCGGAAACACGATGCATAGCCATTACCTTAATGATGTTTGCCAAATACACAAATTTGTAGCCACTCTCATCTCCCGATAATTCCACTTGCTGCCAGATCTCACGAGCATATGGCATGACACCATTTCCGTTAGCCGCATCATACGCATCGCTCCAAATAAATCCGTTCCACCCATTTACCAAGGCGTAGGTTTGGTTATTGATGTTTCCTGCAAAAGGTGTTGGCGCCGTCATGTAACCAGAAAACACATCGGCATTCAAGTTTTGTTGCAATTGGTAGTTCCAAGCTGGCTCTACACGAATGACATTTGAAAAAAGTGGTGAAAAACGAGATCCAATATGGTTGTTTTGTTGTGTTAAACTGGCCTGTGAGATCCCATTTGGATCGGTATTGATATCCTCAAAATCCCCAGTACAGTTTATCAAACTCATAGCCACTAGAGAGGCTAGGGTATATTTTGTTATGTGTTTCATAGCGTTTTAGAAATTTACGTTAATGTTTAACCCGATACTTCTTGTAGAAGGTTGGTTATAGATATCCACTCCCTGAAGCCCCAAACCTGTACTAGCAGCCACATTAGGATCGAACGGTGCATCTTTATAAAAGAAGAACAAGTTATTGGCAATCAAAGAGAAGCTTACATCGTCAATAAACTTGTCCTGAAGATTTAGTCTATACCCTAAAGACAATTCTCTTAAGCTCACATTGGTAGCATCATATACATATTCACCTAACATACCATCTCTTCCGCCAATAGCATTGAAATACTCCTGTG
Coding sequences within it:
- the nagB gene encoding glucosamine-6-phosphate deaminase, which encodes MKLDIADYNSIVYREAGKFEETRFEKIHNVIFKTSNEASILVAHEIADLIRVKAAKNQPCVLGLATGSSPIKVYEELVRMHKEEGLSFVNVITFNLDEYYPMDKSNIQSYHYFMHQHLFDHVDILPENVHIPDGKVSPDELYQYCIDYELKIKAVGGIDFQLLGIGRTGHIGFNEPGSHYNSATRSITLDHLTRSDAAHSFLGIDNVPRKAITMGVGTVRNARRIVLLAWGVSKAEIIKKTIEGEITAHVPATYLQEHDNTTFVLDEGASEELTRVKTPWLVTSCVWTEELKLKAVVWLSELTGKPILKLTDKDYNDNGMSGLLTEEGTAYDLNIKMFNKLQHTITGWPGGKPNADDSNRPERANIPKKRVIIFSPHPDDDVISMGGTFDRLVEQGHEVHIAYQTSGNIAVSDEEALKFAEISKALNSHSNGADIIIEFLKKKTQNDVDSLEARKLKAMIRRSESLAATRYLGLPDDQVHFLDLPFYETGTIKKNNLSQDDLEIMCNLIENIKPHQIYAAGDLADPHGTHKVCLDVLFEALDVLKQRDYMKDCWVWLYRGAWHEWETYQIEMAVPLSPDQVLRKRHAIFYHQTQKDGVMFQGDDSREFWVRVEDRNRLTAKKYNDLGLAEYAAIEAFKRYHF
- a CDS encoding RagB/SusD family nutrient uptake outer membrane protein; translation: MKHITKYTLASLVAMSLINCTGDFEDINTDPNGISQASLTQQNNHIGSRFSPLFSNVIRVEPAWNYQLQQNLNADVFSGYMTAPTPFAGNINNQTYALVNGWNGFIWSDAYDAANGNGVMPYAREIWQQVELSGDESGYKFVYLANIIKVMAMHRVSDVFGPIRYTKYNDYETTGQYDSQEEAYAAFFADLDEAIDGLEAYVGDAQFVAFDQSSFAGDIAKWRTFANSLRLRLAIRVSKVNPTLAQTEGEKAFNSNAGLLDETMTIDMGGFVHPIYTISKVWGDICMSAEMESILKGFNDPRIAKFFDAPLDEALGDYKGIRQGIEIEAKAQYGSHSLIGEAVEGDSKVWMTAAEIHFLKAEAALRGWTGAGDAQANYEAGVMASFAQFGVGGADAYLADATSTPNDFIDALNPDNDYAYPSDVTVAFNAAGTNEEKLEQIITQKWIAMFPDGQEAWSEFRRTGYPRVFPVVVNNSGGEIDTDIQIRRINFVDNEINTNGENVQTAVGYLNGPDTGGTRLWWDTGGSNF